In Cryptomeria japonica chromosome 1, Sugi_1.0, whole genome shotgun sequence, the sequence CATACCATTGGCAAAGATACGAAATCTTTCAGATTTATTGTCCAACGTGGGAGAGCGAATTATCATCATATCCAATCTTGAAAAGGTCCTAGATGAGGAGAAAAAAATGTTTGGAAGAGGGTGTATTTTGCTAACTTTATTACTGGTGGCAGGAAGTGATAGACAATTGTAGGCTAGAGGCAAGCCTGCATTATGACAAAATATGTTAGCAAATAGCAGCCATAGAAAGTCATGTATTGTCATGGAGGGGGCTGAAGAGGAGCAAAGACCTTTACCCCTGAACTTCTATAGAAACAAGGACCAGTGAGAAAGAGGAGGCATGTTGACAACTATTTAATCGACCCTCTACTGAAGAGCAAACTAAAAGGGCGATTTCTGGGAAAAGTAAACAGTCTTGCTTCCTTGCCAGAGAACAAATAGAGGATTTAAAGTTGGGTCCTCACAAACCCTGACAAAATCCTCCCTAGGAGGCATGCACGTAGAGGTGAAATGCCCTAAAAATTTAACATTTGCCTCCAGCAAATGAGGATCTTCCTGAATGATCTTCTGCAAACACTTAGACTGAATATGAAGATCATGTTTGAGAAAAATACCAATCCAATTAACCAATGTTTGAATAATATACAGGTATCTGTGTTCAAGAGAAAGCGAAGGAAATCTAACAAGACAGCTCCTCCTGGTCCATTATGTCTATTAAGTTTTAATTTCTCTCTCCTCAACTTCCCTCGACATGGCCATTGACAGTGTATGTTTATTATTCTTACATTCATTTAACACTTCAAGAGAACATTAGGGGTGAGCTACTTAACAAAATATAGATTTTTGCATTCCAGTTTGCATTTCTCACTCTTAAATCTCCTAATTATGGGACGTTTAACCAGTTACAAATCTTAAATTGGCCTACCACATGTGAGCATCaatttgaattatatttctttTACGGTTCTCTCCGcttcatttttgtttgtttttttaataatatttatgacCCAATTAAACAGAGATAAACTACTTTAGTGGAGGAGTGTTGTGCCACAATTAGCTAAGGACATGATGAAAGGAGATGAATACACTAACTAACTGTGCAGCATATTATAATGTATTATAATGTAAGTGTGCAGTGTTTTTTAGGTttcacacacagagttaacacagtcggggactcgaactcaagaccatggggagcatacccacgccttaagttgcgatccacgaccgggtgagctagggccgaagcccaTTTTTTAGGTTTTGTATTGCAGTCAACCTGGAAATATTTTTTGTGCCCGATCCCAATATGGAGTGCCTCCCTTCAGAGTGAAACATTATTaatgtttatatatttatttaatataattccAATACTGGCTCAAACCCTAGGGAGCGATGAAGCCTAGTTTGCTTCGAATTAAGTTGCCCATCTTTATATATATAGAAACTTTCTTAATTTCCTTTTTAGATGAAAGTATTTGTTAAAATTATACATATCAATATATGGTTGTCTCTACTAATATTATTTATCTCAGCAATGTTAAACCTCATAAACTTCACAGATTATAATGCAATTAATCAACTGAAatttattaatgtttatatatttatttaatataattccAATAATGGCTCAAAACCTAGGGAGCAATGAAGCCTAGTTTTGCTTCGACTTAAGTTGCCCATCTTTATATATATAGAAACTTTCTTAATTTCATTTTCAGATAAAAGTATTTGTTAAAATTATACATATCAATATATGGTTGTCCTTACCAATATTATTTATCTCAGCAATGTTAAACTTCATAAACTTCACAGATTATAATGCAATTAATCAACTGAAATTTGTTTCATTCATTATTTTCACTTGTTATCTTATTTCTTAATCAAATGATTGTGAATTTTCTTTTATGTTCACTTGTATGATTAAAATCTTATTCATTAGGAAATAGAATTGTTACAGTCCTAAAAGTTGACCTTGGTTATTAACACAACTGATAACAAAGGTTGCATCCTTCCCATTTAATTATGCATTGGCAGAGTAAGACTTCAAAAAATTATTCTAAACAACAATATAAACTACTATGCTACGttttcttatttaatttttttttcttatttatattgttttaatttttcaaCTTGAAAACATTTAATCTCTTACTATAAACAAATTAGAATTGTTACATGCCCTTCTCTACAAACGACAAGGGAAGAGTTTGTAGCTTTTATCTACTTTCATTACACAATAAAATTCTTCAAATTCGTAGAATCTAATTgtaaggaaaacattgaatggtGCTCAAGAAAGAGGATGGTTGTTTCCAAAATGGTAATTGGAGAGATACTTTAAGatatttaggttgagaaattcattATATAATAATGTAATCATCATTAGACATATTCCAATGGAAACTAATTAACAAACTCTTTCTCTCTACCTACTATAATGACATCTATAATGACATCTTAGAGTCTCATAGACTCTAGCCATATCCTTAAACAAGTAAATTATTATATAAACTCATATTAAATTCATGGATTCTTCTCATATAACACAAAATGACAACAGACAACACAATATCAAAATTTCTACATGATCACTACAAGAATTAACATGAGATTCACTCAACATCCCATATTATATTTCGTTCCTATCAAATCAGATATTAACCTTCTAAACCTATCTCTATCCTACTTTCTCTCCAAGCCTATGCATCATTGAACTCCAACTATCATGCTATGACCCCTCTCTAATCTCTCctccttcctcaaaatcttacaagacCTCTCTATGCATTATTATAAGTTCTGGATGTGATAAATTCCTCGCTCTGAGAATCTGAAATTCCATTTATCGGACGTACTAAGCGAGTTCTACAGATGGGACAATTATTACGCCTTTCCAGCCATTGAACAAGGCAGCGAGCATGGACTATGTGAGATTCATGACAAGGCATCTGTCGAGCATCATCCCCCACTTGAAAAGGCTCGGTGCAAATCGAACACTCAGATTCTGCATTGACATGATTGGCTGCAATTATAATTTGAGTTAGCCTCTCCATATCTTCTCTATCAGCTGCCAACTCAACTTCCGAGATCTCAACATGATCGTCTCTAACAGATTGGATAATGAAATTTGTGCCATCAAAATTCTGCTGCAAAGACTGTCGCGAATTAGTGAGCTTTctggaatgttct encodes:
- the LOC131858117 gene encoding E3 ubiquitin-protein ligase RDUF1-like, with translation MVGAVGSLEGGTKVTGGWPEGPTRELQGLLGPTNRTEKDSEAGTGNKQNFDGTNFIIQSVRDDHVEISEVELAADREDMERLTQIIIAANHVNAESECSICTEPFQVGDDARQMPCHESHIVHARCLVQWLERRNNCPICRTRLVRPINGISDSQSEEFITSRTYNNA